A stretch of the Pelmatolapia mariae isolate MD_Pm_ZW unplaced genomic scaffold, Pm_UMD_F_2 NODE_ptg000743l+_length_40262_cov_1, whole genome shotgun sequence genome encodes the following:
- the LOC134623552 gene encoding tripartite motif-containing protein 16-like, protein MAQQGVQVDRETITCSICLDLLKDPVAIPCGHSYCMNCIKSHFDEEDRKGSHSCPQCRKTFIPRPVLVKNIVLADLVEQLKKTGLQAAPADHCYAGPEDVACDVCTGKKLKAIKSCLSCPASYCEKHLQPHYDAAPLKKHKLVAPSKKLQENICSCHDEVMKIFCRTDQQSICYLCLMDEHKGHETVPAAAERTEKQKELEVRRLNIQQRIQEREKDVKLLQQEVEAINGSADKAVEDSEKMFTELIRLIQKRSSDVKQQVRSQQETEVSRVKELQEKLEQEIAELKRKDGELEQFSHTEDHNHFIHNYPSLSALSESTHSSSINIRPLSYFEDVTAAVSETRDKLQDILREEWTNISLTVTQVDVLLSLPEPKTRAEFLKYSCDITLDPNTAHRCLLLSEGNRKATVIKQPLHSEHSDRFTFWFQVLSRESLTGRCYYEVEWSGRAIYVAVAYKNISRVGRSDESGFGWNDKSWALSCKTERYQFLYNKNKTPLSGPWSSRIGVYLDHSAGILSFYSVSKTMTLLHKVRATFTQPLYAGLFLFECGVTGEFSKLK, encoded by the coding sequence ATGGCACAGCAAGGAGTTCAAGTGGATCGAGAAACCATCACTTGTTCaatctgtttggatctactgaaggatccggtggctattccctgtggacacagctactgcatgaactgtattaaatCTCACTTTGATGAAGAGGACAGGAAGGgaagccacagctgccctcaatGCAGGAAGACTTTCATACCGAGGCCTGTCCTGGTTAAAAACATTGTGTTAGCAGATTTAGTGGaacagctgaagaagactggactccaagctgctccagctgatcactgctatgctggacctgaagatgtggcctgtgatgtctgcactgggaAGAAGCTGAAAGCCATCAAATCCTGTTTATCTTGTCCAGcctcttactgtgagaaacacctccAACCTCACTATGATGCAGctccattaaagaaacacaagctggtggccccctccaagaagctccaggagaacatctgctcttgtcatgatgaggtgatgaagattttctgtcgtactgatcagcagagtatctgttatctctgcttgatggatgaacataaaggccatgaaacagtcccagctgcagcagaaaggactgagaagcagaaggagctcgaggtgagacgactaaacatccagcagagaatccaggagcgagagaaagatgtgaagctgcttcaacaggaggtggaggccatcaatggctctgctgataaagcagtggaggacagtgagaagatgttcactgagctgatccgtctcatccagaaaagaagctctgatgtgaagcagcaggtcagatcccagcaggaaactgaagtgagtcgagtcaaagagcttcaggagaagctggagcaggagatcgctgagctgaagaggaaagacggcgagctggagcagttctcacacacagaggatcacaaccATTTTatacacaactacccctcactgtcagcactcagtgagtctacacactcatccagcatcaatattcgtcctctgagctactttgaggatgtgacagcagctgtgtcagagaccagagataaactacaggacattctgagagaggaatggacaaacatctcactgacagtcactcaagtggatgttttactgtcactaccagagccaaagaccagagctgaattcttaaaatattcatgtgacatcacactggatccaaacacagcacacagatGTCTGTTATTGTCTGAAGGAAACAGAAAAGCAACAGTAATAAAACAACCATTACATTCTGAACATTCAGATAGATTCACCTTTTGGTTTCAggtcctgagtagagagagtctgactggacgttgTTACTACGAGGTGGAGTGGAGCGGGAGAGCAATTTATGTAGCAGTTGCTTACAAAAATATCAGTAGAGTAGGGCGCTCAGATGAAAGTGGATTTGGATGGAATGATAAATCCTGGGCTTTAAGTTGTAAAACAGAGCGTTATCAGTTTTtgtacaacaaaaacaaaactcccCTCTCAGGTCCTTGGTCCTCCAGAataggagtgtacctggatcacagtgcaggtattctgtctttctacagcgtctctaaaaccatgactctcctccacaaAGTTCGGGCCACATTCACCCAGCCACTCTATGCcggactttttctttttgagtgTGGTGTTACTGGCGAGTTTAGTAAACTTAAATAG
- the LOC134623554 gene encoding E3 ubiquitin/ISG15 ligase TRIM25-like: MAQKGVQLDRETFSCSICLDLLKDPVTTACGHSYCKNCIKGFWDEKEKEKKTHSCPQRRKTFTPRPVLVKNTMLAALVEQLKKTGLQAAPADHCYAGPEDVACDFCTGRKLKAIKSCLSCPASYCEKHLQPHYDAAALQKHKLVAPSKKLQENICSRHDEVMKIFCRTDQQSICYLCTMDEHKGHETVPAAAERTEKQKELEVRRLNIQQRIQEREKDVKLLQQEVEAINGSADKAVEDSEKMFTELIRLIQKRSSDVKQQVRSQQETEVSRVKELQEKLEQEIAELKRKDGELEQLSHTEDHNQFLHNYPSLSALSESTHSSSINIRPLSYFEDVTAAVSDQR; the protein is encoded by the coding sequence ATGGCACAGAAAGGAGTTCAGCTGGACCGAGAAACCTTCTCTTGTTCcatctgtttggatctactgaaggatccggtgactacagcctgtggacacagctactgcaaGAACTGTATTAAAGGTTTCTGGGATgaaaaggagaaggagaagaaaacccacagctgccctcagcgCAGGAAGACTTTCACACCGAGGCCTGTCCTGGTTAAAAACACCATGTTAGCAGCTTtagtggagcagctgaagaagactggactccaagctgctccagctgatcactgctatgctggacctgaagatgtggcctgtgattTCTGCACTGGGAGGAAGCTGAAAGCCATCAAGTCCTGTTTATCTTGTCCAGcctcttactgtgagaaacacctccAACCTCACTATGATGCCGCTGCATTacagaaacacaagctggtggccccctccaagaagctccaggagaacatctgctctcgtcatgatgaggtgatgaagattttctgtcgtactgatcagcagagtatctgttatctctgcacaatggatgaacataaaggccatgaaacagtcccagctgcagcagaaaggactgagaagcagaaggagctcgaggtgagacgactaaacatccagcagagaatccaggagcgagagaaagatgtgaagctgcttcaacaggaggtggaggccatcaatggctctgctgataaagcagtggaggacagtgagaagatgttcactgagctgatccgtctcatccagaaaagaagctctgatgtgaagcaacaggtcagatcccagcaggaaactgaagtgagtcgagtcaaagagcttcaggagaagctggagcaggagatcgctgagctgaagaggaaagacggcgagctggagcagctctcacacacagaggatcacaaccagtttctacacaactacccctcactgtcagcactcagtgagtctacacactcatccagcatcaatattcgtcctctgagctactttgaggatgtgacagcagctgtgtcagaccagagataa